GACGTTCAATCTCACGACCGGTTCGGTGTTGGAAGATCGCACGTTGAAGCGCCACTCGTCGAACTCCAGGGTGAGGCCATCGGTGAGATCGACACTGATTGCATCGCCTTCAAATGCGCTCTTCACCCGGGCAATCATCACAACCGGGTCCTCGAGGCGTCGATTGATCTCACCGCTCACGGGAAACTTTTCCATTCGCTCGGCCACCAGTTCGGACAACTTTTGTCCGCGGATCGACATCAGTTCGCTCACCAACAACCAGGGAATCATTCCTGAGTCGCAATAGGAGAAATCGCGAAAGTAGTGGTGAGCACTCATTTCACCGCCGTACACCGCGTCTTCTGCTCGCATGCGCTCTTTGATGAACGCGTGTCCGGTCTTGCTCAAGACTGCAGTGCCCTTGCGTTCCGTGACGATTTCAATGGTGTTCCAGGTGAGGCGAGGATCGTGGACCACCTTTTGACCGGGTCGCTTGTCGAGAAATGCGGAAGCCAGCAGTCCCACGATGTAATACCCCTCGATGAAGTTTCCCTCCTCATCGAAAAAGAAGCAGCGATCAAAGTCTCCATCCCAGGCAATTCCGAGGTCCGCGCCGGTCTCTTTGATCTTGTCGATCGTCGGTGGTCGGTTCTCTGGAACCAGCGGGTTCGGCACCCCGTTTGGAAAGTTGCCGTCGGGCTCGTGATGAACTTTGATGAACTCGTACGGGAGCGATCCCTCGAGTGCGTCGATCACCGACCCCGCACCCCCGTTGCCAGCGTTCACAACAATCTTGAGGGGGCTGCACTGACTCGCGTCGAAATAGGTCAGCAGGTGCTCGATGTAAGCGCTGCGATGATCGAGTGGCTCGAGACTCCCCGGAGTTTCCGCCAGCTCGAATTGATTCTCCTCCGCCAATCTTTGAATCTCGAACAACCCCGTGTCGCCACTGATCGGCCGCGAGTCCTCACGGACGAACTTCATGCCGTTGTAGTCCTTGGGATTGTGGCTTGCGGTGACGACAATTCCACCGTCCACGCCGTAATGAAAGGTTGCGAAATAGACCTCCTCGGTCCCGCAGGTTCCGATATGCAGGATGTCTACACCACTGTCTCGCAGTCCCTTGACCAGTGCGTCGCTGATGGATTCGCTGGTGAGCCGGATGTCGTGCCCCACCACGACCCTTGTGGGCGAAACAAAACTCGCGTAGGCGCGACCGATCCGGTAGGCGATGTCTTCGTTGAGTTCATCGGGGATCCGACCGCGAACATCGTAGGCCTTGAAACAGTTGATCTTGTTTGACATGAAACGTCCGTTCCTCGGGATGGGCGGTGAGTCTACCGCTCGTATTGTGGAATTTCGAGTAAGCGCCGTATCGGCCCGCAGTCGTAGTAGCCGTAGTCGTCGTATCGGCAGCCATTCGGCAACGGTGAAGATCACTCGCGGCGAGATCCGGCCGTGAATTCGACAGGTGCAAATCTACAGACTCTTGCGAATATCAAGTTGTTCGCTCCTTCTCTCGGGTAGAATGTCACCGCTTACTACCAGTGAGAATCCAGTGTCGCCGGATCACACCTAATCCATGTCGTCGTCTCCCGTTGAATCGGAATCCACAAAATCCGAGACGCGCGTGCTCGCGCTGGACGGCTTGCGCGGAATCGCAGCTTCGATGGTAGTGATTACGCATGCCGTGAGCGCACTGGCAAAGCCCCTCGATGCGATACTCGCCCTGCACCACAGCCCGATCGCACTGCTCGCGAACGGCGGCGGCGGCGTGCATATCTTCTTTGTCTTGAGTGGCTTTTGTCTCGCGGGCTCCGCGCGGCGAGCCCAGAACATTCTCGGCCTGGCGAGGTTCTACCTTCGCAGGGTGTTGCGAATTCATCCGCCCTACGTGATCGGGCTGCTGCTCTCGTGGATGCTGAGCGGTTGGGTGTACGAGCGTAGCGCTCCCATCGATGCTCTGAGTCAAACCATGATCGACATGCGTCGGGTTCACATCTCGCCTCGCGCCCTGCAGCACGCGCTGATGTTTCCCGGTCGTGCATTCGTCCAGTTGCCCGTCGGTTGGACACTTCAAGTGGAAGCCGTGTTCTCGATTCTGCTGCCCATGTTGATGCTCGTCGCGACACGGACACACTGGCTGTTGCTCGTCGCAGTCTCGCTGCCGATGCTCACGATCGAAGAGGAGACGAGCCTCGACTACATGCGCTTCTTTCTGGACTTCAGCTTTGGGATTGCGATCTATTGCGAACGAGATCAGCTGTCCCGGTTGTTTGCGCGCATCCCCGCCGCCGCCCGCGGCTTGTTTCTGCTCACGGGGATCGGATTGCTCACCAGCCCGGTCTACTTCATGATCGACACCCACATCCCGGTGCGCGCGCTGGTCCTGTACTGCTGCGGGGCCGCGGTGACCGTAATGTGCGTCGTGCACATGCCCGGAGTGCGGCGCCTCTTGTCGCTCCCGATCCTCGGCTGGATTGGTCGCATTTCGTTCAGCGTCTATCTCATTCACGCGCCGATCATCATCCTGCTTAGCCACTATGTCGATCATCAGCTAAACCTGTTCGAGGGCATGATCTTTGTCGTACTCAGTCTCGTCGCCACCTACGCGATCGCGCCGCTGTTCTACTACGGAGTCGAGGAACCTTCGATCCGCGCCGGTTACTGGGTGAGTGCAAAGCTCGAGAGCCTCGGGCGTTCAGGGTCAGAGGGCAATTCATGAGCTCACTTCGGTGTTTATTTGCATTGGTCTTCGCATTGTCCTTCGCGATGTCGATGGTCCCTGCGTGCGAAACCCTCGGCAACCCGGTCGGAACCCCGGGATGCCCGACGTTTCTCGCTGGAGTAGAACAGGGCCGCATCGCCTCGAATCAAATCAGAGAAGCCTCGGGAATTGCCGCGAGCCATCGCAATCCCGGGGTCTACTACCTGCACAACGATTCTGGAGATAGCGCGCGAATCTTTGCGATCGACGAGCGCGGAAAAGATCTGGGCACCTACCACCTGAAGGGCGCAGTGGCCTTAGATTGGGAAGACATCGCAGTCGGACCGGCGCAGGGATTGCCGGGGACCTTCATCTATGTCGCGGATATGGGCGACAACGATCATCGGAGAAAGTGGGTCGTGGTCTACCGCGTGCCCGAACCTGAGATTTTTAGCGGCCGGGCGGGCACCCAGATCGTCCTGCCCGGAGTCGTCGCACTCCGCATGCAGTATCCGGACGGAGTCGCGCACAACGCCGAAGCGCTGCTGATCGACCCCCAGACTGCAGATCTCTACATCGTGACCAAGGAAAGGAGGAAGCCCGCAACGGTATTTCGCTACGCGGCACCCCATCGCCCCGATGAACTCGTGATGCTCGAAGAGGTGGCTTCGCTGCGGCTCGGCTCCCCACTACTACCGGCAAGCGAGATCGTGACCGGAGGAGATATTTCGGTTGGCCGGAACCAGATACTGCTGAGAACGTACGCGCTGGTGTACTTGTGGCAGCGCAAAGCCGGACAATCGATCGCCCAGGCGATCTCGCAGACACCGTGCATGGCGCGACAGCGCCGCGAACCACAAGGAGAGGCGATTGCCTGGAGGCTCGATGGATCGGGCTACGTCACGGTCAGCGAAAAATCCCATCAACCGATCTACCTGTTTGCGCGACCCCCGTTCTAACCCCGCCCCTCGAGCGCTCGGAAATCTCCATGGTTTTCTCGAAAATGGAAATGTCCGAAAACGGCTAGTCATCTACGGCGGTCCATGGTTTCATGAAACCATGGAGCTGGACCACGACACTTGCTACCGGGCACTTCGCACCCGCGATTCGCGCTTTGACGGGCGCTTCTTCATTGGCGTGCGCACCACCGGGATCTACTGTCGGCCGATCTGTCCGGCCCGCACCCCCAAGCAATGCAACGTCGATTTCTTTGCCTGCGCGGCCGCTGCCGAAGACGCTGGTTTTCGCCCCTGTCGCCGCTGCCGCCCCGAGACTTCGCCGGGAACACCCGCCTGGCTTGGTACGTCCACCACCGTAACCCGGGCCCTGCGGTTGATTGCCGACGGGGCACTCGACCAGGGCGGTGAGATCGACCGATTGGCTGATCGCCTCGGTGTTACGGCGCGGCATCTGCGGCGACTGTTCGACGAACATCTCGGCGCCTCTCCCGTAGCGATCGCCCAGGCACGCCGAGTTCACTTTGCAAAGACACTGCTCGACAGCACCGCAATGTCGATCACCGATATCGCTTTTTCCAGCGGCTTTGCGAGTGTTCGCCGTTTCAACGCTGTATTCGCCAAGACCTTTGCGCGTTCGCCCCGGGAGGTTCGCGAAAATCGAGCGACGAAATCCCTGGCCACGGCGACCCATGGACTCGAATTGCGGCTTTCGTACCGGGACCCATTCGACTATCAAGCGCTGCTGGCCTTTCTCGCCGATCGGGCGATTCCGGGTGTCGAATCAGTCTCCGAGGGTCACTACCAACGTACCGTCTCGCTCGATACAGACCGGGGCGTAATCGATATCAGTTGCAATCTCGTAGCGAAGCATCTGATCTTGCGAGTGCCGCCGGAACTTTCGGGACATGCGATGACGATCGCCGAGCGAGTCCGTCGATTGTTCGATCTGTCGGCAGATTCCAGGGTGATCGAAGCACAACTCAGCGCAGACCCACTGCTTCGCGACATCGTAAAGCGTTTCCCCGGCACCCGCGTGCCGGGAGCATGGGATGCCTTTGAGCTTTCGGTGCGCGCGATCCTCGGACAGCAGGTGAGCGTAAAGGGTGCAACGACCCTTTCGGGACGCCTGGCGGAGGCATACGGCACCCGGCTCGATACGGGAGAAGATTGCGGCTGGCTCCATCCGGGTCCCGAACAGCTGGTGCACGCCAGGGGCGAAAGAATCGGTCTTACCCGAGCGCGTTCCGCGGCGCTTCGCGCGCTCTCCCGGGCGGTCATCGACGGGCAAGTATTTTTTGACGGAGCCGGGGGGCTCGACGCTGCGGTCGCGAAGCTGCTCGAGGTGCAGGGCATCGGTCCGTGGACAGCACAGTATATCGCCATGCGGGGTTGCGCAGAGCCGGACGCATTTCCGTCCGGCGATCTCGTTCTGCGACGAGTCG
This portion of the Myxococcales bacterium genome encodes:
- a CDS encoding phosphomannomutase — encoded protein: MSNKINCFKAYDVRGRIPDELNEDIAYRIGRAYASFVSPTRVVVGHDIRLTSESISDALVKGLRDSGVDILHIGTCGTEEVYFATFHYGVDGGIVVTASHNPKDYNGMKFVREDSRPISGDTGLFEIQRLAEENQFELAETPGSLEPLDHRSAYIEHLLTYFDASQCSPLKIVVNAGNGGAGSVIDALEGSLPYEFIKVHHEPDGNFPNGVPNPLVPENRPPTIDKIKETGADLGIAWDGDFDRCFFFDEEGNFIEGYYIVGLLASAFLDKRPGQKVVHDPRLTWNTIEIVTERKGTAVLSKTGHAFIKERMRAEDAVYGGEMSAHHYFRDFSYCDSGMIPWLLVSELMSIRGQKLSELVAERMEKFPVSGEINRRLEDPVVMIARVKSAFEGDAISVDLTDGLTLEFDEWRFNVRSSNTEPVVRLNVESKANRDLMAEKTKAILDILGGEPA
- a CDS encoding acyltransferase, which encodes MSSSPVESESTKSETRVLALDGLRGIAASMVVITHAVSALAKPLDAILALHHSPIALLANGGGGVHIFFVLSGFCLAGSARRAQNILGLARFYLRRVLRIHPPYVIGLLLSWMLSGWVYERSAPIDALSQTMIDMRRVHISPRALQHALMFPGRAFVQLPVGWTLQVEAVFSILLPMLMLVATRTHWLLLVAVSLPMLTIEEETSLDYMRFFLDFSFGIAIYCERDQLSRLFARIPAAARGLFLLTGIGLLTSPVYFMIDTHIPVRALVLYCCGAAVTVMCVVHMPGVRRLLSLPILGWIGRISFSVYLIHAPIIILLSHYVDHQLNLFEGMIFVVLSLVATYAIAPLFYYGVEEPSIRAGYWVSAKLESLGRSGSEGNS
- a CDS encoding DNA-3-methyladenine glycosylase 2 family protein is translated as MELDHDTCYRALRTRDSRFDGRFFIGVRTTGIYCRPICPARTPKQCNVDFFACAAAAEDAGFRPCRRCRPETSPGTPAWLGTSTTVTRALRLIADGALDQGGEIDRLADRLGVTARHLRRLFDEHLGASPVAIAQARRVHFAKTLLDSTAMSITDIAFSSGFASVRRFNAVFAKTFARSPREVRENRATKSLATATHGLELRLSYRDPFDYQALLAFLADRAIPGVESVSEGHYQRTVSLDTDRGVIDISCNLVAKHLILRVPPELSGHAMTIAERVRRLFDLSADSRVIEAQLSADPLLRDIVKRFPGTRVPGAWDAFELSVRAILGQQVSVKGATTLSGRLAEAYGTRLDTGEDCGWLHPGPEQLVHARGERIGLTRARSAALRALSRAVIDGQVFFDGAGGLDAAVAKLLEVQGIGPWTAQYIAMRGCAEPDAFPSGDLVLRRVAEQLAPELNSETKLLEHSEAWRPWRAYAAMFLWRAHVPKLKTTLNKRPEKGQTKQQQPRTRQQRIRS